One window from the genome of Hyalangium minutum encodes:
- a CDS encoding dihydrofolate reductase family protein, producing MGKIAFGMTTSLDGYINDRRGGFGWGHVSEDVHRFTQTEQEREGLAIYGRRMYETMVYWDTADQDESLAPSIRDFSRVWQAVDKLVVSKSLEKVTSKRTRLVRELSADDLRRLKAETDPGRRSPLRTL from the coding sequence ATGGGCAAGATTGCGTTTGGAATGACGACGTCGCTCGACGGCTACATCAACGACCGCAGGGGCGGATTCGGCTGGGGCCACGTGAGCGAGGATGTGCACAGGTTCACCCAAACGGAGCAGGAGCGCGAAGGGCTGGCGATATACGGGCGGCGCATGTACGAGACGATGGTCTACTGGGACACCGCCGATCAGGACGAGAGTCTCGCTCCCTCCATCCGAGACTTCTCCCGCGTCTGGCAGGCTGTCGACAAGCTCGTCGTCTCGAAGAGCCTCGAAAAGGTGACGAGCAAGCGGACGCGGCTGGTCCGCGAGCTGAGCGCCGACGACCTCCGGCGCCTCAAGGCCGAAACAGATCCGGGCCGACGCTCGCCGCTTCGTACGCTATAG
- a CDS encoding SGNH/GDSL hydrolase family protein, translating into MRATPPKAIPPRLWPEAMTRRRLFGFMAAACLAAGLSACDDDDDAARQLQATWTASPQDYAETLPILGAPPPEPQSFQDQSIRHVMRASAGGDTVRVRVSNLFGDDPVTLGGVHIARSMGGASIQATTDTVLRFNGQESVTVPAGQEAWSDETRFSLPPQTDVAVTVYVPQKTPVATLHSQGQQTSSVAAGNALGSETFTPTETRQSYYWVTGIDVRTDDARGVIVAFGDSITDGAASTVDAVNRYPDFLARRIAADPAMKGFSVVNHGIGGNRVLNDVSGPRGVDRFQRDVLGTTGVTHAIILLGINDIGFGAFVPEQAVTADQITAGLQTMVNQAKARNVKVFLGTLLPFKGAFPPYYSQETDAKRLAVNAWIRANTAQAQGIIDFEAATRDPADPLQLRAEYDSGDHLHPNDTGYEAMAQAIELALFR; encoded by the coding sequence ATGAGAGCCACCCCTCCGAAAGCCATCCCTCCCCGTCTCTGGCCGGAGGCGATGACCCGCCGGCGCCTCTTCGGCTTCATGGCCGCCGCGTGCCTCGCCGCCGGACTGAGCGCCTGCGACGATGACGACGACGCTGCACGGCAGCTGCAGGCCACATGGACGGCCTCGCCGCAGGACTACGCCGAGACTCTTCCCATCCTGGGAGCGCCGCCGCCGGAGCCGCAATCGTTCCAGGACCAATCGATACGCCATGTGATGAGGGCATCGGCCGGCGGGGATACAGTCCGGGTGAGGGTGTCGAACCTCTTCGGCGACGATCCGGTCACCCTGGGCGGGGTGCACATCGCCCGCAGCATGGGCGGCGCCTCCATCCAGGCCACCACGGACACCGTCCTGCGCTTCAACGGTCAGGAGTCCGTGACGGTTCCTGCGGGCCAGGAGGCCTGGAGTGACGAGACGCGCTTCTCGCTCCCACCCCAGACGGACGTGGCAGTCACCGTGTACGTGCCCCAGAAGACGCCCGTGGCGACCCTGCACTCACAGGGGCAGCAGACCAGCTCGGTCGCGGCCGGAAACGCCCTCGGAAGCGAGACCTTCACCCCGACGGAGACTCGGCAGTCGTACTACTGGGTGACCGGCATCGACGTGCGCACCGACGATGCCCGCGGAGTCATCGTCGCCTTCGGGGATTCCATCACCGATGGAGCGGCGTCGACCGTGGATGCGGTCAACCGCTACCCCGACTTCCTTGCGCGTCGCATCGCGGCCGACCCGGCGATGAAAGGGTTCAGCGTGGTCAACCACGGGATTGGGGGCAACCGGGTGCTCAACGACGTCAGCGGGCCTCGGGGAGTGGACCGCTTCCAGCGTGACGTGCTGGGAACAACGGGCGTCACCCACGCCATCATCCTGCTGGGCATCAACGACATCGGCTTCGGAGCCTTCGTGCCGGAGCAGGCGGTGACGGCCGACCAAATCACCGCCGGCCTCCAGACGATGGTGAACCAGGCGAAGGCACGCAACGTCAAGGTGTTCCTGGGCACCCTCCTCCCGTTCAAGGGCGCCTTTCCGCCGTACTACAGCCAGGAGACGGATGCCAAACGGCTGGCGGTGAATGCCTGGATTCGCGCGAACACCGCACAGGCCCAAGGCATCATCGACTTCGAAGCGGCCACCCGTGACCCAGCCGACCCGCTCCAACTGCGCGCGGAGTACGACAGCGGCGACCACCTGCACCCCAACGATACCGGCTACGAGGCGATGGCCCAGGCCATCGAGCTCGCCTTGTTCCGGTAG
- a CDS encoding cupin domain-containing protein: MTTRKPLRKPARKSARKPARKPIVLTPGGGRQYPMGRISAVFKADCDETAQAYSISEWWLEPNTQGPGAHSHPEDDVFFVIEGTMSIRVGKKWIDAPPGSFVLVPGGVIHDFENRSQKRAGMLNFTPGVFEPEMEGIAQWFKEHPPGDAR; this comes from the coding sequence ATGACCACTCGCAAGCCACTGCGCAAGCCTGCGCGAAAGTCCGCTCGCAAGCCCGCTCGCAAGCCCATCGTTCTCACCCCCGGTGGGGGGCGTCAGTATCCGATGGGAAGGATCAGCGCCGTGTTCAAGGCCGACTGCGACGAGACGGCGCAGGCCTACTCCATCTCCGAATGGTGGCTCGAGCCGAACACCCAGGGCCCCGGTGCGCACTCGCACCCGGAGGATGATGTGTTCTTCGTCATCGAAGGCACGATGAGCATCCGGGTCGGGAAGAAGTGGATCGATGCGCCCCCCGGCTCCTTCGTGCTCGTGCCTGGCGGGGTGATCCACGATTTCGAGAACCGGAGCCAAAAGCGCGCAGGGATGCTCAACTTCACCCCGGGCGTCTTCGAGCCCGAGATGGAGGGCATCGCCCAGTGGTTCAAGGAGCATCCCCCGGGTGATGCGCGCTAG
- a CDS encoding C-type lectin domain-containing protein, whose product MPLFSLIKKPFSLLCTLALTVSPLVGCGGAPLEAGFEEEVKLGTTEQAISYNGGDYLFVTTPKTWNEARSACLIQGYDLVTIDDSAEEAFLQTQEAARNMRNVWIGYTDQGFEGLWAWANGVSTYTHWYPGQPDDYLQQEDCAVDRYTNPSQNIQSEEWNDFRCDETFSFICERRPEPTANRGSFSYSTSNTSSATANTYNYVINLYAGQLFTLGTCGVPGSTGTGDTYLRLFNPSGQEIASNDDSQGACGILSNFSVIVPVTGTYVVRAGCYGTGLCSGTVAFNY is encoded by the coding sequence ATGCCGTTGTTCTCTCTCATCAAGAAGCCTTTCTCCCTGCTGTGCACGCTGGCCCTCACGGTCTCGCCCCTGGTGGGCTGTGGAGGAGCGCCACTGGAGGCCGGGTTCGAGGAGGAAGTGAAACTGGGCACCACCGAGCAGGCTATCAGCTACAACGGGGGCGACTACCTGTTCGTCACCACGCCCAAGACCTGGAATGAGGCACGCAGCGCCTGCCTCATTCAGGGCTATGACCTGGTCACCATCGATGACAGCGCCGAGGAGGCTTTCCTTCAGACCCAGGAGGCGGCTCGCAACATGCGCAACGTGTGGATCGGCTACACGGATCAGGGCTTCGAGGGGCTTTGGGCCTGGGCCAACGGCGTGTCCACGTACACCCACTGGTACCCCGGCCAGCCCGATGACTACCTGCAGCAAGAGGACTGCGCCGTGGATCGGTACACCAACCCGAGCCAGAACATCCAAAGTGAGGAGTGGAATGACTTCCGGTGTGACGAGACCTTTTCCTTCATCTGCGAGCGCCGGCCGGAGCCCACGGCCAACCGCGGCAGCTTCTCCTACAGCACCTCGAACACCTCCTCCGCCACGGCCAACACCTACAACTACGTGATCAACCTGTACGCCGGCCAGCTCTTCACCCTCGGTACCTGCGGAGTGCCGGGTTCCACCGGCACCGGAGACACGTACCTGCGGTTGTTCAATCCGTCCGGGCAGGAGATTGCCTCCAATGACGACTCGCAAGGCGCTTGTGGCATTTTGTCCAACTTCTCCGTCATCGTGCCGGTGACGGGCACGTACGTGGTGCGCGCTGGGTGCTACGGCACCGGGCTCTGCAGCGGGACGGTGGCCTTCAACTACTAA
- a CDS encoding ferritin-like domain-containing protein, with protein MVLRKRGLLPTNRVVRSTLYRLLLAAPALPLTACGPTDDCGGPAPRIIDSVERNPDGTTNCSKCPKSSAGTTAIACWAISDDGRMKTQCDYYSCSNDGRRPEGLREAQQHEPGCELGALYAHVAWLEAASVPAFLRLADELLAHGAPEALVSAARRSAQDEVRHTRIMQALAHRHGASMPEVDIPPFQPRSLEAMCAENAVEGCVRETFGALVTGWQARTAGDAEVRRALGSISRDELRHAELAWAVDAWAAERLTPPERERILQLRRETLRALEHEVGSQPPPEHFVREAGVPSRDQALSLLQGLAALVA; from the coding sequence ATGGTCTTGCGAAAGCGTGGGTTGCTGCCGACGAACCGCGTGGTGAGAAGCACCCTGTACCGCCTGCTGCTTGCCGCGCCCGCGCTCCCATTGACGGCCTGCGGGCCGACCGACGACTGCGGAGGGCCAGCTCCCCGCATCATCGACAGCGTCGAGCGCAATCCGGATGGAACCACGAACTGCAGCAAATGCCCCAAGAGCTCCGCTGGAACCACCGCGATCGCCTGTTGGGCGATCTCCGACGATGGGCGAATGAAGACCCAGTGCGACTACTACTCGTGTTCCAACGATGGCCGCCGGCCGGAGGGGCTGCGAGAGGCACAGCAGCACGAGCCAGGATGTGAGCTTGGCGCGCTCTATGCCCATGTCGCCTGGCTGGAAGCGGCTTCGGTCCCAGCCTTCCTCCGGCTTGCCGACGAGCTGCTCGCGCATGGCGCCCCGGAGGCCCTGGTGAGCGCGGCACGGCGCTCGGCCCAGGACGAGGTGCGCCACACTCGCATCATGCAGGCCCTGGCGCACCGCCACGGAGCGAGCATGCCCGAGGTGGACATTCCGCCCTTCCAGCCCCGCTCCCTGGAGGCCATGTGCGCGGAGAATGCGGTCGAAGGCTGCGTACGCGAGACTTTCGGCGCGCTGGTCACCGGCTGGCAGGCGCGCACCGCGGGTGACGCGGAGGTACGCCGCGCGTTGGGCTCCATCTCGCGAGACGAGCTGCGCCACGCTGAGCTGGCTTGGGCCGTGGATGCCTGGGCTGCGGAGCGCCTCACCCCGCCGGAGCGTGAGCGAATCCTCCAGCTTCGCCGGGAGACGCTGCGCGCGCTGGAGCATGAAGTGGGCAGCCAGCCTCCGCCCGAGCACTTCGTGCGCGAGGCAGGAGTCCCCTCCCGTGACCAAGCGCTGAGCCTGCTTCAGGGACTGGCGGCGCTCGTCGCGTAG
- a CDS encoding amidohydrolase → MPLNPNSMQQTADRIYRGGTILTMNDAQPQVEALAVQGERILAVGSWEELQGLVGESTEVVDLKGRTLMPGFIDAHGHLMGWILYWGTPNLAPPPAGPIQKISDILDALGKYIADKKIPQGTLVLASGYDDSLLEEKRHPTKEELNQVSEQHLICIVHTSAHLAVYNTPLLKAVGYVDKDSAPEGGAIRVDGKGEPTGVVEETAVEAFHKLLPKPNLEELLKTLTEVQQRYASLGITTVEDGISDTDSIKLLQYAASEQVLFLDVLAFPKWTFAEEIDALPGLPRKEYVGHFKVGGVKITQDGSPQGKTAFLREPYIVPPTGKDATYQGAPIMSQQKLNDEVDKAFNRGWQLHIHCNGDAAADMMLEAIARANQNFPSADRRPVMVHAQTVREDQLDRMKELGIIPTYFVSHTFYWGDWHRDETLGEWRAKRISPLRSTTERGMIYTIHNDSPVVPPDILPLVWSAVARTTRSGQVLGPKQCATPLEALKAVTAWAAYQNFEEKEKGTLEPGKLADLVVLSDNPLTVSTDVLRGLYVWETIKGGTTIYHRQKEMRAPALRRLASSTKPLALSSFRPQHRCC, encoded by the coding sequence ATGCCCCTGAATCCTAACTCCATGCAGCAGACAGCGGACCGCATCTACCGAGGCGGGACCATTCTCACCATGAATGACGCGCAACCCCAGGTGGAGGCACTGGCAGTCCAAGGCGAGCGCATCCTCGCGGTAGGCTCCTGGGAAGAACTCCAGGGGCTCGTGGGCGAGAGCACCGAGGTGGTGGACCTGAAAGGCCGCACCCTGATGCCAGGCTTCATCGACGCCCACGGTCACCTGATGGGCTGGATCCTTTATTGGGGGACCCCGAATCTGGCACCACCGCCCGCCGGTCCCATCCAGAAGATCTCCGACATCCTCGATGCGCTGGGGAAGTACATCGCAGACAAGAAGATTCCCCAGGGCACGCTCGTGCTCGCCAGCGGGTATGACGACTCGTTGCTGGAGGAGAAGCGGCACCCCACGAAAGAAGAGTTGAATCAGGTCTCCGAACAGCACCTCATCTGCATCGTGCACACCTCGGCGCATCTCGCGGTGTACAACACCCCGCTGCTCAAGGCGGTGGGCTACGTGGATAAGGATTCCGCTCCGGAGGGTGGGGCCATCCGGGTAGACGGGAAAGGCGAGCCCACGGGCGTGGTGGAAGAGACGGCCGTCGAGGCCTTCCATAAGCTGCTGCCCAAGCCCAACCTGGAAGAGCTGCTGAAGACGCTGACGGAGGTGCAGCAGCGCTACGCGAGCCTGGGCATCACGACCGTGGAGGATGGCATCTCGGACACGGACTCGATCAAGCTGCTGCAGTACGCCGCTTCCGAACAGGTGCTCTTCCTGGACGTGCTCGCGTTCCCGAAGTGGACGTTCGCCGAGGAGATCGACGCGCTCCCGGGCCTGCCTCGCAAGGAGTACGTCGGCCACTTCAAGGTAGGCGGCGTGAAGATTACCCAGGACGGCTCGCCTCAGGGGAAGACGGCGTTCCTCCGAGAGCCCTACATTGTTCCCCCCACGGGCAAGGATGCCACCTACCAAGGGGCCCCCATCATGAGCCAGCAGAAGCTCAACGACGAGGTGGACAAGGCCTTCAATAGGGGCTGGCAGCTGCACATCCACTGCAACGGGGACGCCGCCGCGGACATGATGTTGGAGGCCATCGCGCGCGCGAACCAGAACTTCCCGTCGGCCGACCGGCGCCCGGTGATGGTGCATGCGCAGACGGTGCGGGAGGATCAGCTGGACCGGATGAAGGAACTGGGCATCATTCCCACCTACTTCGTGTCGCATACCTTCTACTGGGGCGACTGGCACCGGGACGAGACGCTGGGAGAGTGGCGCGCCAAGCGCATCTCGCCCCTGCGCTCCACCACGGAGCGGGGGATGATCTACACGATTCACAATGACTCGCCGGTCGTGCCTCCGGACATCCTGCCGCTCGTGTGGAGTGCCGTGGCTCGCACCACGCGCAGCGGGCAGGTGCTGGGCCCCAAGCAATGCGCAACGCCGCTGGAGGCGCTCAAGGCGGTGACCGCCTGGGCCGCCTACCAGAACTTTGAGGAGAAAGAGAAGGGCACGCTGGAGCCGGGCAAGCTGGCGGATCTGGTGGTGCTGTCAGACAACCCGCTCACCGTGTCCACGGACGTGCTGCGGGGCCTGTATGTCTGGGAGACCATCAAAGGGGGGACCACGATCTACCACCGCCAGAAGGAGATGCGCGCCCCCGCGCTCCGGCGCCTCGCTTCCTCGACGAAGCCCCTGGCCCTGAGCTCCTTCCGGCCCCAGCATCGCTGCTGCTGA
- a CDS encoding YciI family protein produces the protein MRVMVVVKATKNSEANVMPSEKLHAEMGKYNEELVKAGIMLAGEGLHPSSKGKRIQFSGGKRTVVDGPFAETKELIAGFWLWQVKSMEEAVEWARRCPDPMPGEDAELEIRPVFEADDFGEEFTPELRAQEDRLRAEIEKRAGK, from the coding sequence ATGAGGGTCATGGTGGTTGTGAAGGCGACGAAGAACTCGGAAGCGAACGTCATGCCGAGCGAGAAGCTCCACGCGGAGATGGGCAAGTACAACGAGGAGCTGGTCAAGGCCGGCATCATGCTCGCCGGAGAAGGTTTGCATCCCAGCTCCAAGGGCAAGCGGATCCAGTTCTCGGGGGGCAAGCGCACCGTGGTCGATGGACCGTTCGCCGAGACCAAGGAGCTCATCGCGGGCTTCTGGCTCTGGCAGGTCAAGTCGATGGAGGAGGCGGTTGAGTGGGCTCGCCGCTGTCCTGATCCGATGCCGGGCGAGGACGCCGAGCTCGAGATCCGTCCTGTCTTCGAAGCGGACGACTTCGGCGAGGAGTTCACCCCCGAGCTCCGCGCGCAAGAGGACCGCCTGCGCGCCGAGATCGAGAAGCGAGCGGGCAAGTAG
- a CDS encoding SRPBCC domain-containing protein, giving the protein MATKNREPQPIDEYLASVSDPVARKTLGELRLQLRKLLPGAVETISYRMPAFKVDGDVVAGFAFFKNHCGYYPFSGGVVPTLKSELEGYSTSKSGVTFRPDTPLPAKLVKRLVQARLAEIATGGKKPSAAKKKALITERVTNSAVKDATGRDWKAWMRALDAAGAAELNHQQLVALVAQEVESGWWQQSISVAYEQAHGKRVVGETATTGFQVGVVRTLPMTAPELWDLLTKQEERWLGPGAALKLEPGKEYEVPKKRGAPGVRGVLRVVKPGQRLRMTWQPDGWKKPATLQLTLVPKARGAALHVHMEKLPDAKAREAMREHWSKLLVKLAAG; this is encoded by the coding sequence ATGGCGACGAAGAATCGGGAACCGCAGCCCATCGACGAATACCTGGCGAGCGTAAGTGACCCGGTGGCGAGGAAGACGCTCGGGGAGCTGCGCCTGCAGCTCCGGAAGCTGCTTCCAGGGGCCGTCGAGACGATCAGCTACCGGATGCCCGCCTTCAAGGTCGATGGGGACGTCGTGGCGGGCTTCGCGTTCTTCAAGAACCACTGTGGCTACTACCCGTTCAGCGGCGGTGTGGTACCGACACTGAAATCGGAGCTGGAGGGGTACTCCACGTCGAAGAGCGGCGTCACCTTCCGGCCCGACACGCCGCTGCCGGCGAAGCTGGTGAAGCGGCTGGTGCAGGCACGGCTCGCGGAGATCGCCACAGGCGGGAAGAAGCCCTCGGCCGCGAAGAAAAAGGCGCTCATCACCGAGCGAGTGACAAACAGCGCAGTGAAGGACGCCACCGGACGGGATTGGAAGGCCTGGATGCGCGCCTTGGATGCAGCGGGGGCGGCCGAGCTGAACCACCAGCAGCTCGTCGCGCTCGTGGCCCAGGAGGTGGAATCCGGTTGGTGGCAGCAGTCCATCTCGGTGGCGTATGAGCAAGCTCACGGCAAGCGGGTGGTGGGCGAGACCGCCACGACGGGCTTCCAGGTGGGGGTGGTGCGCACGCTGCCGATGACCGCCCCCGAGTTGTGGGACCTGCTCACGAAGCAGGAGGAGCGCTGGCTCGGCCCGGGCGCGGCGCTGAAGCTCGAGCCAGGGAAGGAATATGAGGTTCCCAAGAAGCGCGGAGCCCCCGGCGTGCGCGGAGTGCTCCGGGTGGTGAAGCCCGGGCAGCGCCTGCGCATGACGTGGCAGCCCGACGGCTGGAAGAAGCCGGCCACGTTGCAGCTCACCCTGGTGCCCAAGGCGCGGGGCGCCGCTCTCCACGTGCACATGGAGAAGCTGCCGGACGCAAAGGCTCGGGAGGCCATGCGCGAGCACTGGTCGAAGCTCCTCGTGAAGCTCGCGGCTGGGTGA
- a CDS encoding PKD domain-containing protein, whose protein sequence is MLSTLQQAAVADQISHVSLSISAPDMAERIFALDRTGNTWGSLIHLLPAGPDRTFVASAYAADGTLLFQGSVSGVTLIAGQTTLVSITLQQVNPPDTYENSAPVITSLIASPSTVSPGGTVSLSAAAVDADGDTLSYAWSAAAGTFSSASSASTTWTAPSQPGAYTLTLTVTDSREATATAQVTLNVRAATGSAAVNVSFNTWPQVTRMTASSNPVQVGHSTAVSVTASDADGDTLSYAWSASCQGSFSNASSATAQFTPSALPATNTCPNCTLSVQVMDGRGGSTTGTYSLCIGAQTSPQLAPVLTDAFQSVSTVAGGGTVVLHAAAQDPQNSALTFSWQASAGTLGAASNAANTSQVLWTAPSCAAAGSPPTMTVTVTNVFGLSDSFIFSVTVSETCSEQIVYADTSLTACPEGQELSYFYCALMGDRLESHAGTWCGAAEQDLLNANLTDPNPWRIPYLLEQCTPGVSWSYSHAFPDGSRFYSPPYRGINMVCHVPPPRRIVYTDTNLTACPDGQSLLYFYTDWIGLGDIPDARASTWCGSVEQGLLWSNTHDPVQWHVPYLVEHCTPGVSWSYSHAFQDGSRYHSPPNRNINMVCQLSLP, encoded by the coding sequence GTGCTGAGCACCCTCCAGCAGGCCGCTGTCGCGGACCAGATCTCCCACGTTTCCCTCTCCATCTCCGCACCAGACATGGCAGAGCGCATCTTTGCGCTCGACAGGACTGGCAATACCTGGGGCAGCCTCATCCACCTGCTCCCAGCGGGCCCCGATCGCACCTTCGTCGCCTCCGCCTATGCCGCGGACGGCACCCTCCTCTTCCAGGGGAGCGTCTCCGGCGTCACCCTCATCGCGGGGCAGACCACGCTCGTCTCCATCACGCTCCAGCAGGTCAACCCGCCTGACACCTATGAGAACTCTGCGCCCGTCATTACCTCCCTGATTGCCTCTCCCAGTACCGTCTCTCCAGGGGGCACAGTCTCTCTGTCTGCGGCGGCCGTGGACGCAGACGGAGACACTCTCTCCTACGCATGGAGCGCCGCAGCTGGCACTTTCTCTTCAGCCTCCAGCGCCTCCACCACCTGGACCGCCCCCTCCCAGCCCGGCGCCTATACCCTCACCCTCACGGTCACGGACTCCCGAGAGGCCACGGCCACTGCCCAGGTGACCCTCAACGTGCGCGCCGCCACCGGCAGCGCCGCCGTCAACGTCTCCTTCAATACCTGGCCCCAAGTGACTCGCATGACCGCCTCCTCCAACCCCGTGCAGGTGGGGCACTCCACCGCTGTCTCCGTCACCGCCTCGGATGCGGATGGGGACACGCTCTCCTATGCCTGGAGTGCCAGTTGCCAGGGCTCTTTCAGCAACGCTTCCTCGGCCACTGCTCAGTTCACGCCGTCCGCCCTCCCGGCCACCAACACCTGCCCCAACTGCACTCTCTCCGTGCAGGTAATGGATGGCCGCGGCGGGAGCACCACTGGCACGTACTCGCTCTGCATCGGCGCACAGACCTCGCCCCAGCTGGCCCCCGTGTTGACCGATGCCTTCCAGTCCGTTTCCACCGTGGCCGGAGGCGGGACTGTTGTCCTGCACGCGGCTGCGCAGGATCCGCAGAACAGCGCGCTCACCTTCTCCTGGCAGGCCAGCGCTGGCACCCTCGGAGCCGCCAGCAACGCCGCCAATACCAGCCAGGTGCTGTGGACCGCGCCGAGCTGCGCGGCAGCAGGCTCGCCTCCCACGATGACGGTGACGGTGACCAATGTCTTCGGCCTCTCAGACTCCTTCATCTTCTCCGTGACGGTGAGCGAGACGTGCTCCGAGCAGATCGTCTACGCCGACACCAGCTTGACCGCGTGTCCTGAAGGCCAGGAGCTGAGCTACTTCTATTGCGCCCTTATGGGCGACCGGCTTGAGTCGCACGCCGGCACCTGGTGCGGCGCAGCGGAGCAAGACCTCCTCAACGCCAACCTCACGGATCCCAACCCATGGCGAATTCCGTACTTGCTGGAGCAATGCACCCCCGGGGTCTCATGGTCGTACTCTCACGCTTTCCCAGACGGCTCGCGCTTTTACAGTCCCCCTTACCGAGGTATCAACATGGTGTGTCATGTACCTCCCCCTCGGCGGATCGTCTACACCGACACCAACCTGACGGCGTGTCCTGACGGCCAGTCATTGCTCTACTTCTACACGGACTGGATCGGACTGGGTGATATCCCCGACGCCCGCGCCAGCACATGGTGCGGCTCAGTTGAGCAAGGACTGCTCTGGTCTAACACCCATGACCCGGTCCAATGGCATGTCCCCTATCTAGTGGAGCACTGCACTCCCGGGGTCTCATGGTCGTACTCTCACGCCTTCCAAGACGGCTCGCGCTATCACAGCCCTCCCAACCGAAACATCAACATGGTGTGTCAGCTCTCTCTGCCGTAG
- a CDS encoding peptidoglycan-binding domain-containing protein, with the protein MRVSSAARSTFSAASSPSQPTLKLGSSGAAVKALQQALANAGFSPGAADGQFGPKTAAAVKAFQNAKGLVADGVVGPKTWAKLTAAPSGGATPTLKQGATGPSVTNLQNRLAQHGFNPGAADGQFGPKTTAAVKAFQSAKGLAADGVVGPKTWAALNAAPTSSAPGGSGPTLKQGHSGAPVAALQNRLNQLGFNAGAADGQFGPKTTAAVKAFQRAKGLTADGVVGPKTWNQLGITVSGTPSTPPSTGGVRGSSALANNARSVAMSMGGYSSQGLCATGVSRAIQNTYGIKVWGDGNDIDNNLPRDKFKQVNLSLAEALKIPGLILTWEKTSTRLGSIYGHTAITSGDGRSSYSDFVESNTLGVGGRSGFKVFMPI; encoded by the coding sequence ATGCGGGTCTCCTCCGCCGCACGCAGCACCTTCTCCGCAGCAAGTTCCCCTTCGCAGCCCACCCTGAAGCTCGGCTCGTCCGGCGCGGCGGTGAAGGCCCTGCAGCAGGCGCTGGCCAACGCGGGCTTTTCGCCGGGCGCGGCCGATGGCCAGTTCGGTCCGAAGACGGCCGCGGCGGTGAAGGCCTTCCAGAACGCGAAGGGCCTCGTCGCCGATGGCGTCGTCGGGCCCAAGACGTGGGCCAAGCTGACCGCGGCTCCCTCGGGCGGCGCGACCCCCACGCTCAAGCAGGGGGCAACGGGTCCCTCCGTCACCAACCTGCAGAATCGCCTCGCCCAGCACGGCTTCAACCCGGGCGCGGCCGACGGCCAGTTCGGTCCGAAGACCACCGCGGCCGTGAAGGCCTTCCAGAGCGCGAAGGGCCTCGCCGCCGACGGTGTCGTCGGGCCGAAGACGTGGGCCGCGCTAAATGCCGCGCCGACATCTTCGGCTCCGGGCGGTAGCGGACCCACGCTCAAGCAGGGCCACAGTGGCGCTCCGGTGGCCGCGCTTCAGAACCGGCTCAATCAGCTCGGCTTCAATGCCGGTGCGGCGGATGGCCAGTTCGGTCCGAAGACCACCGCAGCGGTGAAGGCGTTCCAGCGCGCGAAGGGCCTGACCGCCGATGGCGTCGTCGGGCCGAAGACCTGGAACCAGCTCGGCATCACGGTGAGCGGCACGCCCTCGACTCCCCCCAGCACCGGTGGCGTGCGCGGCAGCTCCGCTCTCGCCAACAACGCCCGCTCGGTGGCGATGAGCATGGGCGGCTACTCGAGCCAGGGCCTCTGCGCCACGGGCGTGAGCCGCGCCATTCAGAACACCTATGGCATCAAGGTGTGGGGCGACGGCAACGATATCGACAACAACCTGCCGAGGGACAAGTTCAAGCAGGTGAACCTGTCGCTCGCCGAAGCGCTGAAGATCCCCGGCCTCATCCTCACCTGGGAGAAGACCTCCACCCGCCTTGGCAGCATCTACGGCCACACCGCCATCACCTCGGGCGATGGCCGCAGCTCCTACAGCGACTTCGTGGAGAGCAACACCCTGGGCGTGGGCGGCCGCAGCGGCTTCAAGGTCTTCATGCCGATCTAG